In bacterium, the following proteins share a genomic window:
- the amrS gene encoding AmmeMemoRadiSam system radical SAM enzyme, with product MLGLIPPRSVECTLCPKLCRLAEGQRGDCRVRYNDGGNLYSLVYGKVCSVHVDPVEKKPMYHFLPGSGAFSVATAGCNLHCLFCQNWEISQADPEDLNNSDLPPEKAVTLAAKAGCASIAYTYSEPVIFYEYLEDTAALARERGIRNIMVTAGFINRDPLRRLCKIVDGANVDLKGFTEKYYREVCFGNLRTVLDTLVTMRKEGVVLEVTNLIVPTLNDGMNTISQMCRWIVSELGDEVPLHFSRFSPMYRLKDLPPTPVQTLRRARETALEAGLKYVYTGNVPGDPGEDTFCPSCGKMVIDRHGYRILKYDVVDGKCKYCGQKIYGLF from the coding sequence ATGCTGGGGCTGATACCACCGAGATCCGTTGAGTGCACCTTGTGCCCGAAATTGTGCCGCCTGGCCGAGGGCCAGCGCGGGGATTGCCGGGTACGGTACAACGACGGGGGGAACCTTTACTCCCTTGTCTACGGGAAAGTGTGCTCGGTCCATGTCGATCCTGTGGAAAAGAAACCGATGTACCATTTCCTCCCGGGCTCCGGGGCCTTTTCCGTTGCCACCGCCGGATGCAACCTCCACTGCCTGTTCTGCCAGAATTGGGAGATATCCCAGGCCGATCCGGAGGATCTCAACAATTCCGATCTGCCTCCGGAAAAAGCCGTAACCCTGGCTGCCAAAGCCGGTTGCGCTTCCATCGCCTATACCTATTCGGAACCTGTGATCTTTTACGAATATCTGGAGGATACCGCCGCCCTGGCCCGGGAAAGGGGCATCCGCAACATCATGGTCACCGCGGGGTTCATCAACCGGGACCCCCTCCGCCGCCTCTGCAAGATCGTGGACGGCGCCAACGTGGACCTGAAGGGGTTCACGGAAAAATATTACAGGGAAGTCTGTTTCGGGAACCTGCGCACCGTCCTGGACACCCTGGTCACCATGCGGAAAGAGGGTGTCGTCCTTGAAGTGACCAACCTCATCGTTCCCACCCTCAACGACGGGATGAACACCATCAGCCAGATGTGCCGGTGGATTGTGTCCGAACTGGGAGACGAGGTGCCCCTTCATTTTTCCCGCTTCTCACCCATGTACCGGCTCAAGGACCTTCCGCCCACCCCCGTCCAGACCCTGAGAAGGGCACGGGAGACCGCCCTGGAGGCGGGGCTGAAGTACGTGTACACGGGCAACGTGCCCGGGGACCCCGGGGAGGACACCTTCTGTCCCTCCTGCGGGAAGATGGTCATCGACCGCCACGGGTACCGCATCCTGAAGTACGACGTGGTGGACGGGAAGTGTAAATATTGCGGCCAAAAAATCTACGGATTATTTTAG
- the amrB gene encoding AmmeMemoRadiSam system protein B — protein MSRKEASFYRKLVVAGVCLLPLALTPSIASAKSVFEPVVAGGFYPADAAKLRALVRSCIDSAGLPSVKGEILGLVAPHAGYVYSGPVAGYAYRELKGRKYDIVVIMAPSHTAPLNGVSILDVDAYRTPLGEVPVDRKSVRALIDQIPWISHVPALFTREHSMEVQLPFLQVALEPGFSIVPAVMGTADPDLATAFATVLARQFRGRKVLFVASSDMSHYLEYDAAKIKDTGTLKIIGNGEIDTLYRRCSTRESELCGLGPVQTVMHLAEKMGIEGGTLLRYSNSGDTAGNRTRVVGYGSFAFVNPAGELALADKQALLVLARNTLEQYVRTGKRPDIVPGSSALKEPGAAFVTLKRRGELRGCIGQLRPTMPLYQSVVEMAVSSCSRDMRFTPVKAEELPDIRVEVSVMSPFMKVGGVEEVEVGRDGLYLTWHGRSGVLLPQVPGEQGWDRGEYLKAICRKAGLPDKTWEKPGAELYRFSAQVFSE, from the coding sequence GTGAGCCGGAAGGAAGCGTCCTTTTACAGGAAGCTGGTCGTCGCCGGGGTCTGCCTCCTCCCACTGGCCCTCACCCCTTCCATTGCTTCCGCAAAATCAGTGTTTGAGCCCGTTGTCGCTGGCGGGTTCTACCCGGCCGACGCGGCAAAGCTGCGAGCCCTGGTGCGCTCCTGCATCGACAGCGCCGGCCTGCCGTCGGTCAAGGGGGAGATCCTGGGCCTCGTCGCCCCCCATGCCGGTTACGTCTATTCCGGGCCGGTGGCCGGGTACGCCTACAGGGAGCTCAAGGGCAGGAAGTACGACATCGTTGTCATCATGGCCCCGTCCCACACCGCCCCCCTGAACGGGGTGTCCATCCTGGATGTGGACGCCTACCGCACACCGCTGGGGGAGGTTCCTGTCGACAGGAAATCGGTGCGGGCCCTCATCGACCAGATCCCATGGATCAGCCACGTCCCGGCCCTTTTCACCCGGGAGCACTCCATGGAGGTCCAGCTGCCGTTCCTCCAGGTGGCCCTCGAGCCGGGCTTTTCCATCGTCCCTGCCGTCATGGGAACGGCGGACCCCGACCTTGCCACCGCCTTCGCCACTGTACTGGCCCGCCAGTTCCGGGGCCGGAAAGTCCTTTTCGTGGCCAGTTCCGACATGTCCCACTATCTGGAGTACGATGCGGCCAAAATCAAAGACACCGGAACCCTGAAGATCATCGGCAACGGGGAGATCGACACATTATATCGCCGGTGTTCCACCCGGGAATCGGAGCTGTGCGGCCTGGGCCCGGTGCAGACGGTCATGCACCTCGCCGAAAAGATGGGGATCGAGGGGGGGACACTGCTCAGGTACTCCAACTCCGGTGACACCGCGGGAAACCGGACAAGGGTGGTGGGGTACGGCTCCTTCGCTTTCGTGAACCCGGCAGGGGAGCTGGCCCTGGCCGACAAGCAGGCCCTTTTGGTCCTGGCCCGGAATACCCTGGAGCAGTACGTGCGGACCGGCAAACGTCCCGACATCGTGCCCGGCTCATCGGCACTAAAGGAACCAGGGGCTGCTTTTGTCACCCTGAAGCGCCGGGGTGAGCTGCGTGGCTGCATCGGCCAGCTGAGGCCCACCATGCCCCTCTATCAGTCCGTGGTGGAGATGGCGGTCTCCTCGTGCAGCAGGGACATGCGCTTTACGCCGGTCAAGGCTGAAGAGCTTCCCGATATCCGGGTCGAGGTCTCGGTGATGTCGCCCTTCATGAAGGTGGGCGGCGTCGAGGAGGTCGAGGTGGGGCGGGACGGCCTTTACCTGACCTGGCATGGAAGGAGCGGCGTGCTCCTGCCACAGGTCCCGGGAGAGCAGGGGTGGGACAGGGGGGAGTATCTCAAGGCGATCTGCAGGAAGGCGGGGCTGCCGGATAAGACATGGGAGAAACCTGGCGCAGAGCTTTACAGGTTTAGCGCCCAGGTGTTCAGTGAGTAA
- a CDS encoding 4Fe-4S binding protein: MNPEEPIHKKPGTSKAALATTLATGAVAVAVAGAMVMGILERLTPTPPVQVEVLRSALPDGARFQDRSDPLPHFPGIDGNGEKIGAVILTDELAPSVQGYLGQVGTAVGLTPDGRIAAVRPFRHKETPYYMEMVITSGLLDEIAGIDMAKPFPDLDAVSGATITSRALIEDVRLSAARAAQALYSIQVPEPEARQRGPVPFWKESLLAVTLLLSFTAGFLGNGWFKRYGMGLLTLAVVGLILNTPLTLSAISRILQTNLPGTGNWALLLLVLYILISSPFQGRAYCRHVCPFGTLQVLLHRLSPMQVRVPSGVNVWLPAIKRAFAALLICIGIWGGMGGFTEIEPFFSLFSFNLTPLLWMMVIFVLAVSIFWRRFWCNTLCPTGTLLALYCRATRHGKGKRDETIQESAEEI, encoded by the coding sequence TTGAATCCGGAAGAGCCCATCCATAAAAAACCGGGCACCAGCAAGGCTGCCTTAGCCACTACTCTGGCTACAGGAGCGGTCGCCGTGGCTGTGGCGGGAGCCATGGTCATGGGTATTTTGGAGCGGCTCACACCTACACCACCGGTTCAGGTGGAGGTGCTCCGGTCAGCCCTTCCCGACGGGGCGCGTTTTCAGGACCGGTCCGATCCCCTGCCCCACTTTCCAGGTATCGATGGAAATGGGGAGAAAATCGGTGCGGTCATCCTCACCGATGAGCTGGCCCCCTCCGTACAGGGTTATCTCGGCCAGGTGGGAACCGCCGTGGGCCTCACCCCGGACGGACGGATCGCCGCCGTTCGGCCTTTCCGCCACAAGGAGACCCCATACTACATGGAGATGGTGATAACCTCGGGTCTCCTGGATGAGATTGCCGGGATCGACATGGCAAAACCGTTCCCCGACCTAGACGCCGTGTCGGGAGCCACGATAACTTCCCGTGCCCTCATCGAGGATGTCAGGCTCTCCGCCGCCAGGGCCGCACAGGCTCTCTACTCCATCCAGGTCCCCGAACCGGAGGCAAGACAGCGTGGACCGGTACCGTTCTGGAAAGAGAGTCTCCTCGCAGTGACCCTGCTCCTCTCTTTCACAGCCGGCTTTTTGGGAAACGGGTGGTTCAAAAGATACGGGATGGGGCTGCTCACCCTGGCTGTAGTGGGCCTGATCCTCAACACACCCCTCACCCTGTCGGCTATTTCGCGCATCCTGCAGACGAACCTGCCCGGTACCGGCAACTGGGCCTTGCTGCTCCTTGTCCTCTACATCCTCATCTCGTCACCTTTTCAGGGAAGGGCCTACTGCCGCCACGTCTGTCCCTTCGGGACGCTCCAGGTGCTGCTCCATCGCCTTTCACCCATGCAGGTCAGGGTGCCTTCCGGTGTCAACGTCTGGCTGCCGGCTATTAAACGGGCCTTTGCCGCCCTGCTGATCTGTATCGGTATCTGGGGCGGGATGGGAGGGTTTACGGAAATCGAGCCCTTTTTCAGCCTTTTTTCCTTCAACCTGACACCCCTCCTGTGGATGATGGTGATATTCGTACTTGCGGTTTCGATTTTCTGGAGACGGTTCTGGTGCAACACCCTGTGTCCGACGGGCACCCTGCTGGCCCTTTATTGCAGGGCCACCCGGCACGGGAAGGGGAAAAGGGATGAAACGATCCAGGAGTCTGCTGAAGAGATATAA
- a CDS encoding OmpA family protein, producing MKKVIMFSTLVILVLIYRPAGAGWLGDTLNSAIKGAGKDIVYDAVDSASGSAYRKVKNNLAGEASGNPDTAVRPDAEAAAGVPAFNSPEGTIRGEERYSRFDFIPGSKVLFFDDFSDTEVGGFPMRWTLEGPNGGGNTLDVISWAGSHYFRSRPAGEGNGQSCTGSYLRLKGLKDLPQRFTIEFDAILAGEQTSWEKAYGILLLSDVYDPHDSPNPVFPGNSGTFYFSDIFARSAHSESEFLIQDQLPHHIAITVDGTAAKAYVDGDLVINDPEAVNRPISLVGMYWEISLEHSVDWFMFTNFRLAEGGKEFGQVLETDGRFIAPGIRFDTGSAILLPESLPTLRSIQALLQEQPSLPFLIEGHTDNQGGDQVNEPLSQERAEAVRDWLMVQGIEPNRLVARGFGSRRPRSTNDNPEGRSLNRRVEFVRQ from the coding sequence ATGAAAAAAGTAATAATGTTTTCGACACTCGTGATCCTTGTGCTGATCTACCGGCCAGCCGGAGCGGGATGGCTTGGCGACACACTGAACAGCGCAATAAAGGGGGCTGGAAAGGACATCGTTTACGATGCGGTGGATTCCGCTTCCGGCAGCGCTTATCGGAAGGTGAAGAATAACCTTGCGGGGGAAGCGTCCGGAAACCCGGACACCGCTGTCCGGCCCGACGCGGAGGCGGCTGCCGGGGTACCGGCTTTCAATTCGCCCGAAGGCACCATTCGGGGAGAGGAAAGGTACAGCCGGTTCGATTTCATCCCGGGATCCAAGGTCCTTTTCTTTGACGATTTTTCCGACACTGAGGTGGGCGGGTTCCCCATGCGATGGACCCTCGAAGGGCCAAACGGCGGGGGCAACACCCTGGATGTGATCTCCTGGGCCGGGAGCCATTATTTCCGGAGTCGACCAGCGGGAGAGGGAAACGGCCAAAGTTGCACCGGTTCCTATCTGCGGTTGAAAGGTCTGAAAGATCTTCCCCAGCGGTTCACAATCGAGTTCGACGCCATCCTTGCCGGAGAACAAACGAGTTGGGAGAAAGCCTATGGGATTCTGCTGCTCAGCGACGTATACGATCCCCATGACTCTCCAAACCCTGTTTTCCCGGGGAATTCCGGAACATTCTATTTTTCGGACATATTTGCACGATCCGCTCACTCTGAATCCGAATTCCTCATCCAGGACCAACTGCCCCACCACATCGCGATTACTGTTGATGGCACGGCGGCCAAGGCCTACGTCGACGGCGACCTGGTGATTAACGACCCTGAAGCGGTCAACCGTCCTATTAGCCTGGTAGGCATGTATTGGGAGATTTCGTTGGAGCACAGCGTGGATTGGTTCATGTTTACAAATTTTCGTCTGGCGGAAGGAGGAAAGGAATTCGGGCAGGTGTTGGAAACCGACGGGAGATTTATCGCTCCGGGCATCCGTTTCGACACGGGATCAGCGATCCTCCTTCCTGAATCCCTCCCCACCCTTCGTTCCATTCAGGCCCTGCTCCAGGAGCAGCCGTCACTTCCCTTCCTCATTGAGGGGCACACGGACAACCAGGGCGGAGACCAGGTCAACGAGCCTCTCTCGCAGGAGCGGGCGGAGGCGGTGCGGGATTGGCTCATGGTCCAGGGGATCGAGCCGAATCGCCTGGTTGCGAGGGGTTTCGGGTCACGCAGGCCGCGCAGCACCAACGACAACCCGGAAGGACGCAGCCTCAACCGCCGGGTGGAATTCGTCCGGCAATAG
- a CDS encoding alcohol dehydrogenase catalytic domain-containing protein, which yields MTSQTTKALAYFPAEGAVRIIDVPVPSLEADEVLVRITRTAFFRRDRLLLESRDAVLPDGDKFIIPGHIASGRVVEIGSLVRELEPGDLVVPTIRRDCDRCIDARSDLCPHPERYSDSGLKGAHGFARELLVVKSRYLVKIPEYLEDLALLLTPLSIAEKAHHEAVQVNRRYNFYCYHELEGTAPRALVTGMGPVGIMAAFLLSLYNYRLTFFCRRESDDLRSKIFDPLELEYINTCRVPIERLEKAGYTFGQIFETTGDPAYIVRVMPFMAPNAVMVLMGTPEKLSRENLLEMEASYLFSRMVMGNQIMVGSIKAGRDAFDSAVKHLMELADLHHDSLAALMTHSIPLEEYRQLLELTSREAILPVLELT from the coding sequence CACGAAAGCTCTCGCCTATTTCCCGGCGGAAGGGGCTGTCCGCATCATCGATGTGCCGGTGCCTTCCCTGGAAGCGGATGAAGTCCTGGTGAGGATCACCCGGACCGCTTTTTTCCGGAGAGATCGTCTGCTCCTCGAGAGCAGGGATGCCGTGCTCCCGGATGGCGATAAATTCATTATCCCCGGTCACATCGCTTCAGGAAGGGTGGTTGAGATCGGCTCCCTGGTCCGTGAACTTGAGCCGGGAGATCTCGTAGTCCCCACCATCCGGCGGGACTGTGACAGGTGTATCGACGCCAGGAGCGACCTGTGCCCGCACCCTGAACGGTACAGCGACTCGGGTCTCAAGGGAGCACACGGGTTTGCCCGGGAGCTTCTGGTGGTCAAGAGCCGATACCTGGTCAAGATCCCGGAATACCTGGAGGATCTTGCCCTTCTCCTCACCCCCTTGAGCATAGCGGAAAAGGCTCATCACGAGGCGGTCCAGGTGAACCGACGGTACAACTTTTACTGCTACCACGAGTTAGAGGGCACCGCTCCCAGGGCCCTTGTCACCGGCATGGGGCCAGTGGGGATCATGGCCGCATTTCTTTTGTCCCTTTACAATTACCGGTTGACCTTTTTCTGCAGAAGGGAATCGGATGATCTGCGGTCGAAAATATTCGACCCCCTCGAACTCGAATACATCAACACCTGCCGCGTTCCTATCGAACGACTGGAAAAGGCAGGCTACACCTTCGGGCAGATCTTCGAGACCACGGGCGACCCGGCCTACATTGTCCGGGTGATGCCGTTCATGGCCCCCAACGCCGTCATGGTCCTCATGGGCACCCCCGAAAAACTTTCCCGGGAAAACCTCCTCGAAATGGAAGCGAGCTACCTGTTTTCCCGGATGGTCATGGGCAACCAGATCATGGTCGGCAGCATCAAGGCCGGCCGGGACGCCTTCGACTCGGCGGTGAAACATCTCATGGAGCTTGCCGACCTGCACCACGACTCCCTGGCCGCCCTCATGACCCATTCCATCCCCCTGGAAGAGTACCGGCAGCTCCTGGAACTGACCTCGAGGGAGGCCATCCTTCCGGTTTTGGAGCTGACTTAA
- a CDS encoding Fic family protein — translation MIHDHVFKITPEILKLIAGIDEFKGRWIMLEHLPPDAVAGLRRVAFIESVGSSTRIEGARLTDAQVESLLSGLDTISFRSRDEEEVAGYAEAMNTVFDSWEHIPLDENHIRQLHGIGLRYSVRDAPHRGEYKKHPNHVEAFDKEGNSLGVVFETATPFDTPGLMGRLVESVNQAFDQDDLHPLLVIAAFVIHFLAIHPFQDGNGRLSRILTTLLLLRNGYGYVPYSSLERVVEENKDEYYRALRSSQSGIRTGDENLDNWILFFLKALKAQKDNLARKLNREKELDRIPALSSRIIQVIRERGRLTMAEAVTVTGANRNTLKVHFRRLAKQGRLEQHGTGKGTWYSMPRR, via the coding sequence ATGATCCATGACCATGTCTTCAAAATCACCCCGGAGATCCTCAAGCTTATCGCCGGGATCGACGAGTTCAAGGGGCGGTGGATCATGCTCGAGCACCTCCCGCCAGACGCTGTGGCTGGACTGCGCCGGGTCGCCTTTATCGAGTCTGTCGGTTCATCCACACGGATCGAGGGGGCCAGGCTCACGGATGCGCAGGTCGAGTCTCTCCTGAGCGGTCTTGACACCATCTCCTTCAGGTCCCGGGACGAGGAAGAAGTTGCCGGATACGCCGAGGCCATGAACACCGTGTTCGACTCATGGGAGCACATTCCACTGGACGAGAATCACATCAGGCAACTCCACGGGATCGGGCTTCGCTACAGCGTCCGCGACGCGCCGCACAGGGGTGAGTACAAGAAACATCCCAATCATGTGGAAGCCTTCGACAAGGAAGGGAACAGCCTGGGGGTTGTGTTTGAAACCGCCACGCCGTTCGATACTCCCGGGTTGATGGGCCGGTTGGTTGAGAGCGTCAACCAGGCTTTTGATCAGGATGACCTTCATCCCCTGCTCGTCATCGCCGCCTTCGTTATCCACTTCCTGGCTATTCACCCTTTTCAAGACGGCAACGGGCGCCTTTCCCGCATCCTGACCACACTCTTGCTGCTCAGGAACGGGTACGGTTATGTCCCCTACAGCTCCCTTGAGCGTGTGGTGGAAGAGAACAAGGACGAGTACTATAGGGCGCTCAGGTCGTCCCAGTCGGGGATCAGGACCGGGGATGAGAACCTGGACAACTGGATCCTTTTCTTCCTGAAAGCGCTCAAGGCGCAAAAGGATAACCTGGCGAGAAAGCTGAATCGTGAAAAGGAACTGGACAGGATTCCGGCCCTGTCCTCCCGGATTATTCAGGTAATCAGGGAGCGGGGGAGGCTGACGATGGCCGAGGCTGTCACCGTGACCGGGGCGAACCGTAACACGCTCAAGGTACACTTCCGACGCCTGGCGAAACAGGGCCGTCTGGAACAGCACGGCACCGGCAAGGGGACGTGGTATTCGATGCCGAGGCGGTAA